A genomic window from Planococcus rifietoensis includes:
- a CDS encoding lipoate--protein ligase: MYFVDNKGITDPRINLAIEEYLLKTMDVDQNPFLLFYINEPSIIIGKNQNTAEEINTDYVDSNGIHVVRRLSGGGAVYHDHGNLNFSFITKDDGNSFRDFRKFTEPVVKALQDMGVNAELSGRNDLLAEGRKISGNAQFATRGRMFSHGTLLFDTKMDEVVSALKVNKEKIESKGIKSIRSRVANISEFLDQEMSVEQFREAVLHSIFAGEENVRFWELTDEDWDNIHELSKERYANWDWNYGKSPKFNIKQSHRFPVGGIDVRLQVEKGIVQEAHIYGDFFGVGDVSEIEQAITGVKYERVALAEAIEGIDIPKLLGGITTEDFLKLIY, from the coding sequence ATGTATTTCGTAGATAATAAAGGCATCACAGATCCACGCATCAACCTGGCCATCGAGGAGTATTTATTGAAAACGATGGATGTCGACCAGAATCCATTCCTGCTGTTCTATATCAACGAACCATCCATCATTATCGGAAAAAACCAGAACACAGCAGAAGAAATTAATACCGACTATGTCGATTCGAACGGCATTCATGTTGTGCGCCGGCTTTCAGGCGGTGGGGCCGTGTATCATGACCATGGCAATTTGAACTTTAGTTTTATCACGAAAGATGACGGCAATAGTTTCCGTGATTTCCGCAAGTTCACAGAACCGGTCGTCAAAGCCTTGCAAGATATGGGCGTCAATGCCGAGCTTTCAGGGCGCAACGACCTCCTCGCTGAAGGGCGCAAGATTTCCGGCAATGCCCAGTTTGCGACAAGAGGGCGCATGTTCAGCCACGGCACGCTGTTATTCGATACGAAGATGGATGAAGTCGTGTCGGCTTTGAAGGTCAATAAAGAAAAAATCGAGTCGAAAGGCATCAAATCGATCCGCAGCCGCGTGGCGAATATCTCGGAATTCCTCGATCAGGAAATGTCTGTGGAACAATTCCGTGAAGCTGTGCTGCATTCGATTTTTGCCGGTGAAGAAAATGTCCGTTTCTGGGAACTCACCGATGAAGACTGGGACAATATCCATGAATTGTCAAAAGAACGCTATGCTAATTGGGACTGGAACTACGGCAAATCGCCGAAGTTCAATATCAAGCAATCCCACCGCTTCCCGGTCGGCGGCATCGATGTCCGCCTGCAAGTGGAAAAAGGCATCGTGCAGGAAGCGCATATTTACGGCGATTTCTTCGGGGTCGGCGATGTATCGGAAATCGAACAGGCGATTACCGGCGTGAAATACGAACGCGTCGCGCTGGCTGAAGCGATCGAAGGCATCGACATCCCGAAATTGCTCGGAGGGATCACGACAGAAGATTTCCTCAAGTTGATTTATTAA
- a CDS encoding response regulator transcription factor — MGEQRIFIVEDDTKIASLLSDTLRKYHYQVETAKDFDRILEEFAAFDPHLILLDINLPSYDGYYWCRQLRQQTTCPILFISARSGEMDQVFALENGGDDFITKPFHYEIVLAKIRSHLRRAYGEYAPKQEERTVRAGRLVLYMERLELHCRETEIPLQKKESTILELLIAAYPKVVTREQLLEELWDDQAFVDENTLNVNMARVRKKLTDYDIQSFIETVRGAGYRLILGREEQ, encoded by the coding sequence ATGGGTGAACAGCGGATATTCATTGTCGAGGATGATACGAAGATCGCTTCGCTATTGTCGGATACATTGCGCAAATATCATTACCAAGTGGAAACGGCGAAAGACTTTGACCGCATCTTGGAGGAATTCGCTGCGTTCGACCCCCATTTGATTCTTTTGGATATCAATTTGCCTTCTTATGATGGGTATTACTGGTGCCGGCAGTTGAGACAGCAGACAACTTGCCCGATCCTGTTCATCTCCGCCAGGTCAGGGGAAATGGACCAGGTATTTGCGCTTGAAAACGGCGGCGATGATTTCATTACGAAACCTTTCCATTATGAAATCGTCCTTGCAAAAATAAGAAGCCATTTAAGAAGGGCTTATGGGGAATATGCACCGAAACAAGAAGAGCGCACGGTTCGTGCAGGGCGGCTCGTGTTATATATGGAGCGGCTGGAATTGCATTGCCGGGAAACGGAAATCCCGCTCCAGAAAAAAGAAAGCACTATTTTAGAACTGTTGATTGCCGCGTATCCGAAAGTGGTAACGCGTGAACAATTGCTAGAGGAGCTATGGGATGACCAGGCGTTCGTCGATGAAAACACATTGAATGTCAATATGGCCCGCGTGCGCAAGAAATTGACGGATTATGACATCCAGAGTTTCATTGAAACGGTGCGCGGCGCCGGCTATCGGCTGATCCTTGGCAGGGAGGAGCAATGA
- a CDS encoding sensor histidine kinase, producing MLRLFLREHAAFIVFQFLLVGFILMLYWLDGFRNTDTAIYSFIISLLLLASFLGVRFAMRYRYYERLLSDPPNMEHALQREGRSPETVQTELYMQKLYRLYQYEVQSLYAGQTRHLQFINQWVHQMKTPLSVMHLLLQEPEELDKASIREEVDRLRAGLDTVLMNARLDTFEQDMQIEQASLRGMVSEMVTENKRLFISRRVYPEIDIEERYQVATDRKWMKFIIGQLLTNAVKYTFEENKKLYIRASCLEGTITLSVQDEGIGIPPSDLPRVTKAFFTGENGRLSGESTGMGLYLAQEVCNRLGHELEITSSKGQGTTVSIVFPYQEQNVGGST from the coding sequence ATGCTGCGGTTATTCCTGCGTGAACATGCCGCATTTATCGTCTTCCAGTTCCTGCTCGTCGGGTTCATCCTCATGCTTTACTGGCTCGATGGATTCCGCAATACGGACACGGCCATCTATTCCTTCATCATCAGCTTATTGCTATTGGCCAGTTTTCTCGGCGTCCGCTTTGCGATGCGCTACCGTTATTACGAGCGCCTCCTCAGCGATCCGCCGAATATGGAGCATGCTTTGCAGCGCGAAGGGCGTTCGCCGGAAACGGTGCAAACAGAATTGTATATGCAAAAACTATACCGCTTGTATCAATACGAAGTGCAATCGCTTTATGCGGGGCAGACCCGCCATTTGCAATTCATCAATCAATGGGTTCACCAGATGAAGACGCCGCTATCCGTCATGCATCTGCTATTGCAGGAACCGGAAGAACTGGATAAGGCGAGCATCCGGGAAGAAGTAGACCGTCTGCGCGCAGGGCTCGACACAGTATTGATGAACGCCCGTCTCGATACATTCGAGCAGGATATGCAAATCGAGCAAGCGTCGCTGCGCGGCATGGTATCCGAAATGGTGACGGAAAACAAGCGCCTGTTCATCTCGCGCCGTGTCTATCCGGAAATCGACATCGAAGAACGCTACCAAGTGGCGACAGACCGCAAATGGATGAAATTCATTATCGGCCAATTGCTGACGAATGCGGTGAAATACACATTTGAAGAAAACAAGAAACTGTATATCCGGGCCAGCTGTCTAGAAGGCACCATTACCTTGTCCGTGCAGGATGAAGGCATCGGGATCCCGCCATCGGATTTGCCGCGCGTTACGAAAGCCTTCTTTACGGGAGAGAACGGGCGCCTGAGCGGCGAGTCGACCGGGATGGGGCTGTATCTGGCACAGGAAGTATGCAATCGGCTCGGGCATGAGCTGGAAATCACTTCATCGAAAGGCCAAGGGACGACCGTATCGATTGTCTTTCCTTATCAGGAACAGAATGTAGGGGGATCAACATGA